In Micromonospora sp. NBC_01813, the following are encoded in one genomic region:
- a CDS encoding dolichyl-phosphate-mannose--protein mannosyltransferase — protein MSSGARRSPDRGSAAYDHWVISAAASEATSGEPAVAGVTTRPASPPDTDPTETDPTGRSRSGGAAETGGAAGHSAGEGVLPAVLRRRLAPLDSWLEPWSWLATVVVVVIAGVLRLLNLSHPPGLIFDEVYYANEGNELLAYGFEWDETNNTPAYVVHPPLGKWLIALGIRVFQFNEFGWRIASAVAGILMVLIITRTARRLFRSTALGCAAGLLLALDGFHLVLSRTALLDIFLAFFVLAGFAALVVDRDWTRRRWLRAIDNGLDPSQPGRAGRPPLAVPWWRLLAAVLLGCGLAVKWSALWFIPVFGLLVLFWEVGARRSAGVRRPWRDTVVDEAGWFVLCAGLILGTYIASWSGWLGTDGGYLRHYRADNGMSEPPFLGALQNLWHYHTQAYGFHSTLETEHRYQSWPWQWLLLGRPVAFHWTDQAACGAPSCAEEVLLLGTPLLWWSFLPALAALLWLGVARRDWRAGAILAGAGAGLLPWFYYAADDRTMFSFYTAPALPFLVLAVTYVLGAIVTPYGQPAVSDPAGSDRRMVGAVIVGAYLLLVAICFAYFYPIFVGEALPYEDWSSRMWLGGRWI, from the coding sequence ATGTCAAGTGGTGCCCGACGGTCCCCGGATCGGGGGTCGGCAGCCTACGATCACTGGGTGATCTCGGCGGCAGCTTCGGAAGCGACCAGCGGTGAGCCAGCGGTGGCGGGCGTGACGACTCGGCCGGCGAGCCCGCCGGACACCGACCCGACGGAAACCGACCCGACGGGCCGCAGCCGGTCCGGCGGTGCCGCGGAGACCGGCGGTGCCGCCGGGCACTCTGCCGGCGAGGGTGTCCTGCCGGCGGTGTTACGGCGCCGACTGGCACCGCTGGACAGTTGGCTGGAGCCGTGGTCGTGGCTGGCCACCGTCGTGGTCGTGGTGATCGCCGGGGTGCTGCGGCTGCTCAATCTGAGCCACCCGCCGGGCCTGATCTTCGACGAGGTCTACTACGCCAACGAAGGCAACGAACTGCTGGCGTACGGCTTCGAGTGGGACGAGACCAACAACACCCCCGCGTACGTGGTGCACCCGCCCCTGGGTAAGTGGCTCATCGCGCTCGGCATCAGGGTGTTTCAGTTCAACGAGTTCGGCTGGCGGATCGCCTCGGCGGTGGCCGGCATCCTGATGGTCCTGATCATCACCAGGACGGCCCGGCGGCTGTTCCGCTCCACCGCCCTCGGCTGTGCCGCAGGGTTGCTGCTCGCCCTCGACGGATTCCATCTGGTGCTGTCCCGCACCGCGCTGCTCGACATCTTCCTGGCCTTCTTCGTGCTCGCCGGGTTCGCCGCGCTGGTGGTCGACCGCGACTGGACCCGCCGCCGTTGGCTGCGGGCCATCGACAACGGGCTCGACCCGAGCCAGCCGGGCCGGGCGGGTCGTCCGCCGCTGGCCGTGCCGTGGTGGCGGCTGCTCGCGGCGGTCCTGCTCGGCTGTGGGCTGGCGGTCAAGTGGAGCGCACTGTGGTTCATTCCGGTCTTCGGCCTGCTGGTGCTGTTCTGGGAGGTCGGTGCCCGCCGGTCGGCCGGGGTCCGTCGCCCGTGGCGCGACACGGTCGTCGACGAAGCCGGCTGGTTCGTGCTCTGCGCGGGGCTGATCCTCGGCACGTACATCGCCAGTTGGTCCGGCTGGCTGGGGACCGACGGCGGCTACCTGCGGCACTACCGGGCGGACAACGGCATGTCGGAGCCGCCGTTCCTCGGCGCGCTGCAGAACCTGTGGCACTACCACACCCAGGCGTACGGCTTCCACAGCACGTTGGAGACCGAACACCGCTACCAGTCGTGGCCGTGGCAATGGCTGCTGTTGGGCCGGCCGGTCGCCTTCCACTGGACCGACCAGGCCGCCTGCGGAGCGCCCAGTTGCGCCGAGGAGGTGCTGTTGCTGGGTACGCCGCTGCTGTGGTGGTCGTTCCTGCCCGCGCTGGCGGCGCTGCTCTGGCTGGGTGTCGCGCGGCGCGACTGGCGGGCCGGGGCGATCCTGGCCGGGGCCGGGGCCGGTCTGCTGCCCTGGTTCTACTACGCCGCCGACGACCGGACGATGTTCTCCTTCTACACCGCTCCGGCGCTGCCGTTCCTCGTGCTGGCGGTGACCTACGTCCTCGGCGCGATCGTCACGCCGTACGGCCAGCCGGCGGTGTCGGACCCGGCCGGTAGTGATCGTCGGATGGTGGGCGCGGTGATCGTCGGCGCGTACCTGCTGCTGGTGGCGATCTGCTTCGCGTACTTCTATCCGATCTTCGTCGGCGAGGCGCTGCCGTACGAGGACTGGTCGTCGCGGATGTGGCTGGGCGGCCGCTGGATCTGA